The proteins below come from a single Gordonia sp. X0973 genomic window:
- a CDS encoding HtaA domain-containing protein — protein MRRLLGILAAATAMTAAFAPATAPTAVAAPGGPAVNVYLADGRTPVGATVTHPGDKLVVKGRGFDPNANTSGFPVPVPPGVPHGTFIAFGAFAPHWRPSAGAPESARATARSGVQWAMAPQALNRVPTAPFDFRRTIRQQWVPLHADGTFTATLTLATPKSIPAGARWGVYTYGAAGSDNAAQELAVPVSYSTAPGPNTPRTPAKNLVWGYSPSFYRTFAKTTQGSVTGSDGATVDKVGRMSFEQRSGTLRDGNGILRFRGTIVASTRFHLYEVALVDPVLSVRNGHGVLSMRTSTTNMNGTDATRRIDIADVDLRGVTADGKRSARVTFRPGISPQVLALLSTGPAAPMDLVLTAR, from the coding sequence ATGAGGCGTCTTCTCGGAATCCTTGCTGCCGCAACGGCGATGACCGCTGCCTTCGCCCCCGCCACGGCCCCGACGGCCGTCGCAGCTCCGGGCGGACCCGCGGTCAACGTGTACCTCGCCGACGGCCGGACTCCGGTCGGGGCCACGGTTACGCATCCCGGCGACAAGCTCGTGGTCAAGGGCCGCGGATTCGACCCGAACGCGAACACGTCGGGCTTCCCCGTTCCGGTGCCGCCGGGCGTCCCGCACGGCACCTTCATCGCCTTCGGCGCATTCGCACCGCATTGGCGGCCGTCGGCCGGAGCACCGGAATCGGCGCGCGCGACCGCCCGCAGTGGCGTCCAGTGGGCGATGGCCCCGCAGGCGCTCAACCGCGTGCCCACGGCCCCCTTCGACTTCCGCCGCACCATCCGCCAGCAGTGGGTGCCGCTACATGCCGACGGCACCTTCACCGCGACGTTGACGCTCGCGACGCCGAAGTCGATCCCGGCGGGTGCCCGCTGGGGCGTCTACACCTACGGGGCGGCCGGCTCGGACAACGCCGCCCAGGAACTGGCCGTCCCGGTCAGCTACAGCACCGCCCCGGGGCCCAACACCCCGCGCACGCCGGCGAAGAACCTGGTCTGGGGCTACTCCCCGTCGTTCTACCGAACCTTCGCGAAGACCACGCAGGGCAGCGTGACCGGCAGCGACGGCGCGACCGTCGACAAGGTCGGCCGCATGTCCTTCGAGCAGCGCAGCGGCACCCTGCGCGACGGAAACGGCATCCTGCGGTTCCGTGGCACCATCGTCGCGTCGACGCGGTTCCACCTCTACGAGGTCGCCCTCGTCGACCCGGTGCTGAGCGTCCGCAACGGGCACGGCGTCCTGAGCATGAGAACGTCGACGACCAATATGAACGGCACCGATGCGACGCGGCGTATCGACATCGCCGACGTCGACCTGCGCGGTGTGACTGCCGACGGGAAGCGGAGCGCCCGCGTCACCTTCCGCCCGGGTATCTCCCCGCAGGTTCTCGCGCTGCTCTCGACCGGCCCCGCCGCACCGATGGACCTGGTGCTCACCGCACGCTGA
- a CDS encoding 4a-hydroxytetrahydrobiopterin dehydratase, with product MAVLTEEQVDAALAELDGWVRADGALRRSVEFPTFLTGIDAVRRVAERAEAMDHHPDIDIRWRTVRFVLVTHSAGGITEKDVAMARDIDAIIGGGTR from the coding sequence ATGGCCGTGTTGACCGAGGAACAAGTGGACGCCGCGTTGGCGGAACTCGACGGATGGGTGCGCGCCGACGGGGCGCTGCGCCGTTCGGTGGAGTTCCCGACGTTTCTGACCGGCATCGACGCCGTGCGCCGCGTGGCCGAACGGGCCGAGGCGATGGACCACCATCCCGACATCGACATCCGCTGGCGAACCGTCCGCTTCGTGCTCGTGACCCACTCCGCCGGCGGGATCACCGAGAAGGATGTGGCGATGGCCCGCGACATCGACGCGATCATCGGCGGCGGGACGCGCTGA
- a CDS encoding potassium transporter Kup, translating to MPSSTTHPVRAALIVGALGVVFGDLGTSPIYTVQTVFDPHDPHPISPTRENVFGVVSLIFWSIMVIVTVTYVLLAMRADNDGEGGILALMTLLKRWIDEIPRRMFAVLAALGVLGAALFLGDSIITPAISVLSAVEGVKVVDPDLREWVVPLTAVIVFVLFLAQRFGSGAVGRFFGPIMVVWFTVIAAMGIGGIAVDPEILHALSPTYALGFMVHHFHIAFFALAAVVLAVTGAEALYADMGHFGRRPISVAWIAIVAPALVLCYLGQGALVLSDEKNVRAPFFLLAPGWAQIPLIVLTTAATVIAAQAVISGAFSVAAQAAQLGYMPRLRVVHTSDRAYGQIYVPWLNWLLMSSVITLVFAFRTSSALAYAYGMAVTGTITITTILFFVVARHRWKLSYWVLAPLAIALLVVDALFVAANATKVLHGAWLPMVLAIAAFTVMVTWRRGRELVAGRRAALEGPLHDFLVELEDDPVDVVEGTAIFLNRDPDSAPLAFRANVEHNHVRHAHVLIATVIVATVPRVDPATRVELRKLDTTAPGMAGATITFGYAEVPDVPAALVGLGDQLPGYDLAGATYFLSTVELRVSDEPGMAAWRKRVFLASSHVAADASDHFRLPRERVVVLGSRIPV from the coding sequence ATGCCCTCGTCTACAACACATCCGGTGCGCGCAGCCCTGATCGTCGGTGCCCTCGGCGTCGTTTTCGGCGACCTCGGCACAAGCCCTATCTACACCGTGCAGACGGTGTTCGATCCCCATGATCCGCACCCGATCAGCCCGACGCGGGAGAACGTCTTCGGCGTCGTATCGCTGATCTTCTGGTCGATCATGGTGATCGTCACGGTGACCTACGTCCTGCTGGCGATGCGTGCCGACAACGACGGGGAGGGCGGCATCCTGGCGCTGATGACCCTGCTCAAACGCTGGATCGACGAGATTCCGCGCAGGATGTTCGCCGTGTTGGCCGCGCTCGGCGTGCTTGGGGCGGCATTGTTCCTCGGCGACAGCATCATCACGCCGGCCATCTCGGTGCTGTCGGCGGTCGAGGGTGTGAAAGTCGTCGACCCGGACCTGCGCGAATGGGTCGTGCCGCTGACCGCGGTGATCGTCTTCGTGCTCTTCCTGGCGCAACGGTTCGGCAGCGGCGCGGTGGGCCGCTTCTTCGGGCCGATCATGGTCGTGTGGTTCACGGTGATCGCGGCCATGGGCATCGGCGGGATCGCCGTCGACCCGGAGATCCTGCACGCACTCTCGCCGACCTACGCCCTGGGCTTCATGGTCCATCACTTCCACATCGCCTTCTTCGCCTTGGCCGCCGTCGTCCTGGCGGTCACCGGCGCCGAGGCGCTCTATGCCGACATGGGCCACTTCGGCCGACGCCCGATCTCGGTGGCGTGGATCGCGATCGTCGCCCCCGCCCTGGTCCTCTGCTACCTCGGACAGGGCGCGCTGGTGCTTTCCGACGAGAAGAACGTGCGCGCCCCGTTCTTCCTCCTCGCGCCCGGATGGGCGCAGATACCGCTGATCGTGCTGACCACGGCCGCGACGGTCATCGCGGCCCAGGCGGTGATCTCCGGGGCCTTCTCGGTGGCGGCGCAGGCGGCGCAACTCGGCTACATGCCGCGGCTGCGGGTCGTGCACACATCGGACCGGGCGTACGGGCAGATCTACGTCCCGTGGCTCAACTGGCTGCTGATGTCGTCGGTCATCACCCTGGTCTTCGCGTTCCGCACGTCGTCGGCGCTGGCATACGCCTACGGCATGGCCGTCACCGGGACCATCACCATCACGACGATCCTCTTCTTCGTCGTGGCGCGACATCGGTGGAAGCTCTCGTACTGGGTGCTGGCACCGTTGGCGATCGCGCTCCTGGTGGTGGACGCGCTGTTCGTCGCAGCCAATGCGACGAAGGTCCTGCACGGCGCGTGGCTGCCGATGGTGCTCGCCATCGCGGCGTTCACCGTGATGGTCACGTGGCGTCGGGGGCGGGAACTCGTCGCCGGTCGTCGCGCTGCCCTGGAGGGCCCATTGCACGATTTCCTCGTCGAACTCGAGGACGACCCGGTCGACGTGGTGGAGGGTACGGCGATCTTCCTCAACCGCGACCCGGACAGCGCGCCGCTGGCGTTTCGGGCCAACGTCGAGCACAACCACGTGCGGCACGCGCACGTGTTGATCGCGACCGTGATTGTGGCGACCGTGCCGCGCGTCGACCCCGCAACGCGGGTGGAACTGCGCAAGCTGGACACCACCGCGCCCGGAATGGCCGGTGCGACAATCACATTCGGCTACGCCGAGGTCCCGGACGTGCCGGCGGCACTCGTCGGATTGGGCGACCAGCTGCCCGGATACGACCTGGCCGGTGCGACCTATTTCCTGTCCACCGTCGAACTACGGGTGAGCGACGAACCGGGGATGGCCGCGTGGCGCAAACGGGTCTTCCTGGCCAGCAGCCACGTCGCCGCCGACGCCAGCGATCACTTCCGACTCCCGCGCGAGCGCGTCGTCGTCCTGGGCTCGCGGATTCCGGTCTGA
- a CDS encoding aminotransferase class I/II-fold pyridoxal phosphate-dependent enzyme — MNYHSKSPAELRDIRDDLLVRYDELKAAGLHLDITRGKPSPEQLDLSNGLLHLPGDTYRAPDGTDCRNYGGLDGLAALREVFAPLFGIAPQNMIAAGNSSLDIMNDLTVFGLLHGAAGAQRPWSAGPVKFLCPVPGYDRHFGITESYGIEMIPVPMRPDGPDLDVCAELVARDDAIKGMWLVPTYSNPTGATVSEEVARGLMAMKAADDFRVYWDNAYAVHTLVEEPPTPLPIVEIAEQEGHPDRVYALGSTSKITFAGAGVSFFGASKANLDWFRKHLSVKTIGPDKVNQLRHLQFFPDAAAVRAHMAAHRAILEPKFRLVLDILDERLSSSKIASWTRPEGGYFISVDVHDGTASRTVELAKDAGIALTAAGATFPYRRDPADSNIRLAPSFPGLDELRTAMDGFATCALLAATEEMLRTDS, encoded by the coding sequence GTGAACTACCACTCGAAGAGTCCTGCCGAACTCCGCGACATCCGCGACGACCTCCTCGTCCGCTACGACGAGCTGAAGGCCGCCGGACTCCACCTCGACATCACCCGCGGCAAGCCGTCGCCCGAACAGCTGGATCTCTCCAACGGACTCCTGCACCTGCCCGGTGACACCTATCGCGCACCGGACGGAACTGACTGCCGCAACTACGGCGGACTCGACGGGCTCGCCGCCCTGCGCGAGGTCTTCGCGCCGCTGTTCGGGATCGCGCCGCAGAACATGATCGCCGCGGGCAATTCCAGCCTGGACATCATGAACGACCTCACCGTCTTCGGTCTGCTGCACGGCGCGGCCGGCGCGCAGCGGCCCTGGTCGGCCGGGCCGGTCAAATTCCTCTGCCCGGTCCCCGGATACGACCGGCACTTCGGGATCACCGAGAGCTACGGCATCGAGATGATCCCGGTGCCGATGCGCCCCGACGGCCCCGACCTCGACGTCTGCGCCGAACTCGTCGCCCGCGACGACGCGATCAAGGGCATGTGGCTGGTGCCGACCTACTCCAACCCGACCGGTGCGACGGTCAGCGAAGAGGTGGCGCGCGGGCTGATGGCGATGAAGGCCGCCGACGACTTCCGCGTCTACTGGGACAACGCGTACGCGGTCCACACCCTCGTCGAGGAGCCGCCGACGCCGCTGCCGATCGTGGAGATCGCCGAACAGGAGGGGCACCCGGATCGGGTGTACGCGCTCGGCTCCACGTCGAAGATCACCTTCGCCGGTGCCGGCGTCTCCTTCTTCGGCGCGTCGAAGGCCAACCTCGACTGGTTCCGCAAGCACCTCTCGGTGAAGACCATCGGTCCCGACAAGGTCAACCAGCTGCGGCATCTGCAGTTCTTCCCCGACGCGGCGGCGGTGCGCGCCCACATGGCGGCCCACCGCGCGATCCTGGAACCGAAGTTCCGGCTGGTCCTCGACATCCTCGACGAACGGCTCTCCTCGTCGAAGATCGCTTCCTGGACCCGGCCCGAGGGCGGCTACTTCATCAGCGTCGACGTCCACGACGGCACCGCGAGCCGCACGGTCGAACTGGCGAAGGACGCCGGTATCGCGCTCACCGCGGCCGGCGCGACCTTCCCGTACCGCCGCGACCCCGCCGACTCCAACATCCGACTGGCCCCGAGCTTCCCCGGTCTCGACGAATTGCGCACCGCGATGGACGGTTTCGCGACCTGCGCACTGCTCGCCGCGACCGAGGAAATGCTGCGGACCGATTCCTGA
- a CDS encoding glycosyltransferase 87 family protein, with product MANPTSTPADSGAARRRRLGDRRAWATVAMLVVGIGALWLQNAVVPFEKPFWGLFDNQLDLGVYRAGAQTVLDGHKLYDAKLLGQMDYTYTPFSIIWFVPFALMSELVARFVWIAGILAALYATVMVSLRSLGRTPTLGLRFAAAMLVAVLMLFEPVRTTIWYGQINVFLMAVVLADLLRRDDSRLRGVATGFTAGIKLTPMLFAVYLLAIRKTRAALGVVVGFVVSVLIGFAILPSTSWEYWTSKLRDSNRVGTPQTPGNQSIRGMLANLGETNEPNGLLWLALALLGLALGLAAAVVAHRAGQELLALSIVGMTSCAISPMSWGHHWVWFVPLLVFALNWIFDAGRGIASRLVVGVLAVGGFLAAFSWRTYLGYPTWQFNQTRDDAYLIGLFFKHGAVRWLDWFVYEPYVWIFVVTCVAVLIGRRALAEPASGGVAAH from the coding sequence GTGGCCAACCCGACGAGCACGCCCGCCGATTCCGGTGCCGCCCGCAGGCGACGCCTGGGCGATCGCCGGGCATGGGCGACGGTGGCCATGCTCGTGGTGGGCATCGGCGCGCTCTGGCTGCAGAACGCCGTCGTCCCGTTCGAGAAGCCGTTCTGGGGGTTGTTCGACAACCAGCTCGACCTCGGCGTCTACCGGGCCGGCGCGCAAACCGTCCTCGACGGGCACAAGCTCTACGACGCGAAGCTGCTCGGGCAGATGGACTACACCTACACGCCGTTCTCGATCATCTGGTTCGTGCCCTTCGCGCTGATGTCGGAGCTGGTGGCGCGGTTCGTGTGGATCGCCGGGATCCTCGCCGCCCTCTACGCCACCGTCATGGTCAGCCTCCGCAGCCTCGGGCGCACCCCGACGCTGGGTCTGCGGTTCGCCGCCGCGATGCTCGTCGCAGTGCTCATGCTGTTCGAGCCGGTGCGCACCACGATCTGGTACGGCCAGATCAACGTCTTCCTGATGGCCGTGGTCCTCGCCGACCTCCTGCGACGCGACGATTCGCGCCTGCGCGGCGTCGCCACCGGGTTCACCGCCGGGATCAAGCTGACCCCCATGCTGTTCGCCGTGTACCTGCTGGCCATCCGCAAGACGCGGGCCGCGCTCGGCGTCGTCGTCGGCTTCGTGGTCTCGGTGCTGATCGGGTTCGCCATCCTGCCGTCGACCTCGTGGGAGTACTGGACCTCGAAGCTGCGCGACTCCAACCGGGTCGGCACCCCGCAGACGCCGGGCAACCAGTCGATCCGCGGGATGCTGGCCAACCTCGGCGAGACCAACGAACCCAATGGGCTGCTGTGGCTGGCTCTGGCGCTGCTCGGGCTCGCGTTGGGGTTGGCGGCGGCGGTCGTCGCGCACCGGGCCGGGCAGGAGCTGTTGGCGCTGTCCATCGTGGGCATGACGTCGTGCGCGATCTCGCCGATGTCCTGGGGCCACCACTGGGTGTGGTTCGTCCCGCTGCTCGTCTTCGCGCTGAACTGGATATTCGACGCGGGGCGCGGCATCGCGTCGCGGCTGGTGGTCGGGGTGCTCGCCGTCGGCGGCTTCCTTGCCGCGTTCTCGTGGCGCACCTACCTCGGGTATCCGACGTGGCAGTTCAACCAGACCCGCGACGACGCCTACCTCATCGGGTTGTTCTTCAAGCACGGCGCGGTGAGATGGCTCGACTGGTTCGTCTACGAGCCCTACGTCTGGATCTTCGTTGTCACGTGCGTGGCGGTCCTGATCGGACGTCGGGCGTTGGCCGAACCGGCTTCGGGAGGCGTCGCCGCTCACTAG
- a CDS encoding long-chain fatty acid--CoA ligase has product MPHSPAPTHPVGMDLGSWISRRTAINPDRPAITFGDTTWTYGQLDDRINRLASVLAAGGVRAGDRVGYAGMNHPSFLEALFAAARLGAIFVPLNFRLTGAELAYILGDAGIGTLIADEAMAGVIDSADVHLTRRIGVTPIEGWEPIEELIAAAEPLSEPAVPEPSDVALIMYTSGTTGRPKGAMLTHGNMFWNNVNALLSLDTSESDTSLVCAPLFHIGGLNVTTLITLQKGGHIVLMPAFDPTAACALIEKHRITTMFGVPAMFLFMSQVPQFTTADLSSIRFLVCGGAPVPEPLMKTYAARGLPFAQGYGLTETAPLALVIGIEESAAKIGSAGSKVLPLSEVRLVDAANNEVAVGESGEVCVRGPQVMAGYWHNPEATAAVIDDEGWFHTGDVGREDADGYVYIVDRVKDMVISGGENVYPAEVESVLYSHPAIAEVAILGLPDEKWGEAVTAVVALADGQSVTLEELRDYAKDKLAGYKLPLRLEFVDALPRNPAGKVLKFKLRDDLG; this is encoded by the coding sequence ATGCCCCACTCGCCCGCACCCACGCATCCCGTCGGCATGGATCTGGGGTCCTGGATCTCCCGTCGCACGGCCATCAACCCGGATCGCCCGGCCATCACCTTCGGCGACACGACGTGGACCTACGGTCAGCTCGACGACCGCATCAACCGGCTGGCCTCGGTGCTCGCCGCCGGCGGGGTACGGGCGGGCGACCGGGTGGGCTACGCCGGCATGAACCACCCGTCGTTCCTCGAAGCGCTGTTCGCCGCGGCCCGACTCGGCGCGATCTTCGTCCCGCTCAACTTCCGGCTCACCGGTGCCGAATTGGCCTACATCCTCGGCGACGCCGGGATCGGCACCCTGATCGCCGACGAGGCGATGGCCGGGGTCATCGATTCCGCCGACGTACACCTCACCCGGCGCATCGGCGTGACGCCAATCGAAGGATGGGAGCCGATCGAGGAGTTGATCGCCGCCGCGGAGCCGCTGTCCGAACCGGCCGTCCCGGAGCCCTCCGACGTCGCGCTCATCATGTACACCTCGGGGACCACCGGCCGGCCGAAGGGGGCGATGCTCACCCACGGCAACATGTTCTGGAACAACGTCAACGCGCTGCTGAGCCTGGACACCTCGGAATCGGACACCAGCCTGGTGTGCGCCCCGCTGTTCCACATCGGCGGGCTCAACGTCACCACCCTCATCACGCTGCAGAAGGGCGGTCACATCGTCTTGATGCCGGCATTCGACCCGACCGCCGCCTGCGCGCTGATCGAAAAGCACCGGATCACCACCATGTTCGGCGTCCCGGCGATGTTCCTGTTCATGAGCCAGGTCCCGCAGTTCACCACCGCCGACCTCTCCAGCATCCGCTTCCTGGTGTGCGGCGGGGCACCCGTGCCCGAACCGCTGATGAAGACCTACGCGGCCCGCGGCCTCCCGTTCGCCCAGGGCTACGGCCTGACCGAGACCGCGCCGCTCGCGCTGGTCATCGGGATCGAGGAGTCAGCGGCCAAGATCGGCTCCGCCGGTTCCAAAGTGCTGCCGTTGTCGGAGGTGCGGCTGGTCGACGCGGCCAACAACGAGGTCGCCGTCGGCGAATCCGGGGAGGTGTGCGTCCGCGGCCCGCAGGTCATGGCCGGGTATTGGCACAACCCGGAGGCGACCGCGGCGGTCATCGACGACGAGGGGTGGTTCCACACCGGCGACGTCGGGCGGGAGGACGCCGACGGCTATGTCTACATCGTCGACCGCGTCAAGGACATGGTGATCAGCGGCGGCGAGAACGTCTACCCGGCCGAGGTGGAGAGCGTGCTCTACAGCCATCCGGCGATCGCCGAGGTCGCTATCCTCGGGCTTCCCGACGAGAAGTGGGGTGAAGCCGTGACGGCCGTCGTCGCGCTCGCCGACGGGCAGTCGGTGACGCTGGAGGAGCTCCGCGACTACGCCAAGGACAAGCTCGCCGGGTACAAGCTGCCGCTGCGGCTGGAGTTCGTCGACGCCCTGCCGCGCAACCCCGCCGGCAAGGTGCTCAAGTTCAAGTTGCGCGACGACCTCGGCTGA
- a CDS encoding DNA polymerase III subunit gamma and tau, protein MALYRTYRPASFAEVVGQDHVTEPLGRALDTGRINHAYLFSGPRGCGKTSSARILARSLNCEQGPTSTPCGVCDSCVALAPGGPGNLDVIELDAASHGGVDDTRELRDRAFFAPAQSRYRVFIVDEAHMVTNAGFNALLKIVEEPPEHLIFVFATTEPEKVLPTIRSRTHHYPFRLLAPPVMRGLLERICEREGVTVAPEVYPLVIRAGGGSPRDSLSILDQLLAGAGDDGVTYERALSLLGVTDVALIDDAVDALAAGDGATLFGTVEAVVDAGHDPRRFAVDLLERLRDLILLQAVPEAVERGLVEAPGDQLERMRAQIEGLGPAMLTRAAETVHAALGEMRGTTSPRLLLEVMCARLLLPQTSADDAALLTRIERLEAGIPAGAASAAAGTPTESASPSRGAAATAATVPAPAPPPDDTPLKFTRPSQRKEDPAPSTEPESAPRRSSTGEAQAESVYRDPEPETVVTEPEAVVAEPESQSGESAGAGLDTVPRPGARIHSTTEPESGDSAGAGLDTVPRPGARIHSTTGSAVDDVPSEPGSESAVDDAPAAPESESAVDDLPTEPESESAVDDLPPEAEPEAAVDDLPTEPESEAALDDLPSEPEPEPESEPAAASGLSLDDVQRRFGEVRAAVRAHSTVFESMLSSAFVHDVSQGLVTLGHPYEGVVGRLSEERAASVFRAALATVFGQQLDVRTIHVAPSAPTAGAQTNQAAARRTTPAYQRPSRGGPSAPPSDDDLPPEPEEPSPPPPRADEEIPDDERDEMVAQAHDQSDTSSTEIRDPHDVALEVLQEKLGIQIVEE, encoded by the coding sequence GTGGCTCTGTATCGCACTTATCGCCCGGCATCCTTCGCCGAAGTCGTCGGTCAGGACCATGTCACCGAACCGCTTGGGCGGGCACTGGACACCGGGCGGATCAATCACGCCTACCTGTTCTCCGGTCCACGCGGCTGCGGCAAGACCTCGTCGGCGCGAATCCTGGCGCGCTCGCTGAACTGCGAGCAGGGCCCGACGTCGACGCCGTGCGGCGTCTGCGACTCCTGTGTCGCCCTCGCTCCGGGCGGGCCGGGGAACCTCGACGTGATCGAGCTCGACGCGGCCAGCCACGGCGGCGTCGACGACACCCGTGAGCTGCGCGACCGGGCATTCTTCGCCCCGGCCCAGTCGCGCTATCGCGTCTTCATCGTCGACGAGGCGCACATGGTGACCAACGCGGGCTTCAACGCCCTGCTGAAGATCGTCGAGGAGCCGCCGGAGCACCTAATCTTCGTGTTCGCCACCACGGAGCCGGAGAAGGTGCTGCCGACGATCCGGTCGCGCACCCACCACTACCCCTTCCGATTGCTGGCGCCGCCGGTGATGCGCGGCCTGCTGGAGCGGATCTGTGAGCGGGAGGGCGTCACCGTCGCCCCCGAGGTTTACCCGCTGGTCATCCGGGCCGGCGGAGGCTCACCGCGCGACTCGCTGTCCATCCTCGACCAGCTGCTCGCCGGGGCCGGTGACGACGGGGTGACCTACGAGCGCGCCCTCTCGTTGCTCGGCGTCACCGACGTGGCGCTCATCGACGACGCGGTGGATGCCCTCGCCGCGGGTGACGGCGCGACGCTGTTCGGCACCGTGGAGGCCGTGGTCGACGCGGGGCATGATCCGCGGCGGTTCGCCGTCGACCTGCTAGAGCGGCTGCGCGACCTGATCCTGCTGCAGGCCGTTCCCGAGGCGGTGGAGCGCGGCCTCGTCGAGGCGCCCGGCGATCAGCTGGAGCGGATGCGCGCGCAGATCGAGGGCCTCGGTCCGGCGATGCTGACCCGCGCCGCGGAGACCGTCCACGCGGCACTCGGCGAGATGCGGGGCACCACGTCGCCGCGCCTGTTGCTCGAGGTGATGTGCGCGCGCCTGCTGCTCCCGCAGACCTCTGCCGACGACGCCGCCCTGCTAACCCGTATTGAACGGTTGGAGGCGGGTATCCCCGCCGGTGCCGCGTCTGCCGCCGCCGGGACTCCGACGGAGAGCGCCTCGCCGTCGCGCGGTGCGGCCGCGACCGCCGCCACTGTCCCGGCACCGGCGCCCCCGCCCGACGACACCCCGTTGAAGTTCACCCGCCCGTCGCAGCGCAAAGAAGACCCGGCGCCGTCGACCGAGCCGGAATCCGCGCCGCGGCGGTCGAGTACCGGCGAGGCGCAAGCCGAGTCGGTGTATCGAGACCCCGAGCCCGAGACCGTGGTGACTGAGCCGGAAGCGGTGGTGGCTGAGCCCGAGTCCCAATCCGGCGAGTCGGCTGGCGCTGGTCTCGATACGGTTCCTCGCCCAGGGGCTCGGATCCACTCGACCACCGAGCCGGAATCCGGCGACTCGGCTGGCGCTGGTCTCGATACGGTTCCTCGCCCAGGGGCTCGGATCCACTCGACCACCGGGTCGGCAGTCGACGACGTGCCTTCCGAACCGGGGTCCGAGTCGGCAGTCGACGACGCGCCTGCCGCGCCGGAGTCCGAGTCGGCAGTTGACGACTTGCCTACCGAGCCCGAGTCCGAGTCGGCAGTTGACGACTTGCCTCCCGAAGCAGAGCCCGAGGCGGCAGTTGACGACTTGCCTACCGAGCCCGAGTCCGAGGCGGCACTTGACGACCTGCCTTCCGAGCCCGAGCCCGAGCCGGAGTCCGAGCCTGCTGCTGCGTCGGGTCTATCCCTCGACGACGTGCAGCGCCGGTTCGGCGAGGTTCGCGCCGCGGTGCGCGCGCATTCGACGGTATTCGAGTCGATGCTCTCGTCGGCATTCGTCCACGACGTCAGTCAGGGCTTGGTGACCTTGGGCCACCCGTACGAGGGAGTGGTCGGCCGACTCTCCGAGGAGCGCGCGGCCAGCGTGTTCCGCGCCGCCTTGGCGACGGTCTTCGGCCAGCAACTCGACGTGCGAACCATCCACGTCGCGCCGTCGGCTCCCACCGCGGGAGCACAGACGAATCAGGCGGCCGCGCGTCGCACCACCCCGGCGTATCAGCGGCCGAGTCGTGGAGGCCCGTCGGCGCCACCCTCCGACGACGACCTGCCGCCCGAACCCGAGGAGCCTTCTCCGCCGCCCCCTAGGGCCGACGAGGAGATCCCCGACGACGAGCGCGACGAGATGGTCGCGCAGGCGCACGACCAGTCGGACACGTCGTCGACGGAGATTCGCGATCCCCACGACGTCGCTCTCGAGGTCCTGCAGGAGAAGCTCGGCATCCAGATCGTCGAGGAGTAG